In the genome of bacterium, the window ACCTTGCTGGTTTTTGTGTTGGAATTGCTGAAAAGGATGAAATAATTGATGAAAAAAAGGTTAAAAAAGGGAATGTTTTAGTTGGTGTATCTTCAAATGGAGTTCACAGTAATGGATTTTCACTTATAAGGAAGGTTTTTAAAAAAAGAGATTATCATAAATATTATGATGAACTTGGAAAAATTCTTGGAGAGGAACTTTTAAAATCAACATATATATATTCTCCTTTGCTTTTTGAGTTATTTTCTTTAAAATTGATAAATGCATCTGCTCATATTACAGGAGGGGGTATTGAAGGAAATTTAATAAGGGTTTTACCAAAAAAAGTAAAATGTGTAATAAATAAAAATTCATGGGAAATACCTGTAATTTTCAGGATTATTCAGAAAGCAGGGGAAATACTAGAAAAGGAAATGTTTAATGTTTTTAATATGGGAATTGGACTTATTTTAATTGCTGATAAAGATAACATAGAAAAAATTTTTGAAATAGTAAAAAAATATAATTTCAAACCATATGTTATTGGTGAAGTTAAAGAGGGTGAAAGAAAAGTAGAAATATTATGAAAATTCTCTTTATAAATCCTCCTGTTTATGATTTCTCTGCTTATGATTTATGGTCAAAACCACTTGGTTTTTTAAAAATAATAGATTTATTTAAGAAAAATGGTTTTGAAATTTTTTATTTTGATTTTATGGATAGAAACCACAGATTTTACGAAAACTTAAAAATTAAAAAAGGGAAATTTGGATGTGGAAATTATTATTATGAAGAAGTGGAAAAACCAGAAATTTATAAAAATATTCCAAGAAAATACAAAAGATTTGGTTTACCTTTAAAGATTTTTTTTGAATTTCTGAATAATTTAAAAAATCCGGATTTTATTTTTATAACAACAGGGATGACCTACTGGGTTTTTGGAGTTGAAGAAATTATCAAGGTGGTGAGAGAATTATATCCTGAAGTTCCTATTGTTATCGGTGGAATTTATGCAAGTTTCTGTTATGATGATGCAAGAAATTTAGGAGTTGATTATATTTTTAAAGGGAAAGATATTTTAAAGTTTGCCTGTGAGTTTTCTTCAAAATTTAGTGTAAATATTAAAATACCTGAGAAAATAGAGACATACTGGGATGTGTATGAAAAACTTGATTATCTTGTCGTAAAAACCTCTTATGGATGTCCATTTTCCTGCTGGTACTGTGGAATAAAACAGATTGAACCTGAATATAAAAAAAGAGACCATAATGATGTTGTAGAAGAAATAATTAAAAATGTTGAGAAATTTAAATTAGAAGATATTGCTTTTTATGATGATGCTTTATTTTTTGATTTTGAAAACCATCTTTATAAAATATTAGAGGGAATTAAAAAAACAGGTAAAAATTTGAGGTTTCATACACCTAATGGAATTCATCCAAAATTTATAGAAAAGGAAGTTGCTTATATTTTAAAAGATGTAAACTTTAAAACTATCCGCCTTTCACTTGAAACAATAGAGGAAAAGAGAAGGGAAGAATCAGGTTATAAAGTAAATTTTTCTGAATTTGAAAAATGTATAAAAAATCTTGTAGATGCAGGATTTACAGAAAAAGAAATAGGTGTTTATATACTTGCAGGACTTCCCGGGCAGACCCCAAAAGAAGTAATAAATACAATAAAAGTTTTAAAAAATTATCCTGTTAAAATAAAAATGGCTGAATATTCACCTATTCCTGAAACGGTTGATTTTGAAATTGCAAAAAATCTTTATCCTCATTTACCCCTTTCTGACCCATTATTCCAGAATAATTCCATTTATCCACTCTGGAATTTTGAAAACAAATGGGAAATAATAAATCAGATAAAACAGATGATAAAAGATACCAAAATTGACAAATTTTTATAATGATATAAAATTTTTTTGTGGTTTTTTAATTGAAGATTTTAAAAAGGAGGTAAAGAATGACTGCTATAATTGGTGGAATAATAGCAATAGCGATTGGATTGTGGCTTATTTTTCCAGGTCCTCTCGGACAGGCAACAAAATGGTTTATAGGTGGAGGGTTAGTTGTTATGCTTATACTTGGTGGAATAATTGCTGTTGCAGCAGGAATTTCAGATATAAAAGATAGAATAGAAGAAAAGAGGGAAAAAGAGAAGGAAGAAGAGAAAAAAGAATCAGAAATTGAAAAGAAAGAGGGTTAATCTTTTAAAACTATATTTATAATCTTATTTTTAACATAAATCTTTTTGACTACATTTTTTCCTTCAATAAATTTTTTGAATTTTTCAGAGTTTTTTATTAACTCATAAATCTGTTCCACATCATACTCAGAAGGTATTTCAATATTACCTCTTATTTTTCCATTTATCTGGACGCCTATATTTATTTTTTCTCCCTGTATTTCTGTTTCTTCATAAGAAGGCCATGACTCATTAAATAAAAATTCCTTTTCACCTAAATTTTCCCATAATTCATCACAAATATGAGGAATAAAAGGATAGAGTAACTTAATAAATTTTTTCCATGATTCAATCAGTAAATTTTTTGAAATAGTTTTTTCGTTTACCTCTCTGTAAAGGAAATTAACAAATTCCATCATTTTTGCTATTGCGGTGTTAAATTGAAATTCTTTTTCTATATCCTCTGTTACTCCTTTTACTGTTTTATTTATCATAATTTTTAAATTTTCATCATTTTTGCCTTTAAGTAAATCATAATTTTTTATCTCAAAATGTAATCTCCAGATTCTATTTAAAAATCTCCAGCAACCCTCAATCCCTTTTGCGCTCCATTCAAGGTCAACTTCAGGAGGTGCAGCAAAGAGTATAAAGAGCCGTAAAGTATCTGCACCATAGTTTTTTATTATATCCTCAGGGTCAACCACATTTCCTTTAGATTTTGACATTTTTGCTCCATCCTTTATCACCATACCCTGACATAATAAATTTTCAAATGGTTCTTCAAAATCAACATATCCCATATCTTTCAAAACTTTTACGAAAAATCTGCTGTAAAGTAAATGTAAAATTGCATGTTCTATCCCTCCAATATACTGGTCAACAGGCATCCAGTAATTAACCTCATTTTTATCAAATGGTTTATTTTGAATATCTTTTGAAGCATATCTTAAAAAATACCAGGATGAATCAACAAAAGTATCCATTGTGTCTGTTTCTCTTTCTGCATCATTTCCACAAACAGGACATTTACAATTCAAAAATTCAGGTACATATTTTAAAGGTGATTCTCCCTTTCCTGTTATTTTTACATTATCAGGAAGTTTGACAGGTAAATTTTCTTCTTTTTCTGTAACAATTCCACATTTTTTACAATAAATGATTGGAATAGGAGTTCCCCAGTATCTCTGTCTTGAAATACACCAGTCCTTCAATCTATAATATACTGCTTTTTTACCTTTATTATGTTTTTCTAAATATTTCCTGACCTCTTCTTTTCCTTTTTCACTATCAAGTCCATCAAAAATTCCTGAATTTATCATAATTCCAGGTCCTTCATATGCCTTTTCAATTTTTTCCGGCATTTGTTCCCAATCTGGATTTTTAATCACTATTTTAACCGGTAAATTATATTTTTCTGCAAACTCAAAATCTCTCTGGTCATGAGCAGGAACAGCCATAACAGCACCTGTTCCGTATTCCATCAAAACATAATTGCCAATCCAGACAGGTATTTTTTCCTGTGTTACAGGATGAATTGCAGATATTCCTGTTTCAACTCCCTCTTTTTCAAGTTTTAAAATATCAGCGACTGTTAAACTTGCTTTTTTTGCTTTATCTATAAAGGATTGTATATGTTGCTTTCTGGAACTTATTTTCATTATTTTTTCAACTAATGGATGATATGGTGAAAGTACAATATAAGTTACACCCATTAAAGTATCACTTCTTGTTGTAAAAACTTTAATATCTTCTTCAAGTTCTGGTATAGAAAAATATATTTCACATCCTTCACTTTTTCCAATCCAGTTTTTCTGCATTGTTATTACTCTTTCAGGCCAGTTTTTTATACCAGAAAAATCAAGTAATCTTTCAGCATATTCAGTAATTTTTATAAACCACTGTTCAAGATTTTTATTTTCTACAATTTCACCACATCTCCAGCATTTTCCGTCAATTACCTGCTCATTTGCAAGAACAGTTTCACAGGAAGGACACCAGTTAGCAGGTGCTTTCTTTTTATATGCAAGACCTCTTTTGAAAAATTGAATGAAAAAAAACTGATTCCATCTGTAATATTCAGGGTCACAGGTTATTACTTCTCTTTCCCAGCAATAGGATATTCCAAGTCGTTTTAACTGTCTTGTTATAGTTGAAATATTATTATATGTCCATTCTTTGGGATGAATTTTCTGTTTTATTGCCGCATTTTCAGCAGGTAATCCAAAAGCATCATAACCAATTGGATGTAAAATATTATATCCATTCATAACTTTATATCTTGCGACAACATCTCCAATTGTATAATTTCTTACATGACCCATATGAATTTGTGCAGAAGTATATGGAAACATTTCGAGAATATAAAATTTCTTTTTATTTGGTTCATATTTTGCTTCAAAAACATTATTTTCTTCCCATTTTTTCTGCCATTTAATTTCTATCTTTTCAGGTTCATATCTTTCCATATTTTTCTCCTATTTTTTTTAGAATTTCAATATTCTTTTTATCTTCCTTCAAACTTAATTTTGGTGTTTCTATGATATAGGATAAATTTCCAAAATATTCGTCTTTTATAATTTCTTCAAAACCTTTTATTCCTATTTTCCCTTTTCCTATATGCTCATGCCTGTCTGTTTTTGAATTAAGTTCTGTTTTTGAATCATTAGCATGAATTAATAAAATATAACTCAAAGGGATAAATTTTTCAATATTTTCTTTAACTTTTTCAAAATTTTTGAGATTATATCCTGACTGAAAAGCATGAGCGGTATCAAAACACACTCCAAAATTATCTCCTAATCT includes:
- the purM gene encoding phosphoribosylformylglycinamidine cyclo-ligase; translation: MNYKKAGVDEDKAGKLVEFIKSKARKTFTENVIGDIGLFGGFFKIPQNYKSPVFVSSTDGVGTKILLGQEMGLFKNLGIDLVAMNCNDVSVCGAKVLFFLDYIAVGELKGNREKEIIEGIVEGCKMADCSLIGGEIAQMKDVYGKDGFDLAGFCVGIAEKDEIIDEKKVKKGNVLVGVSSNGVHSNGFSLIRKVFKKRDYHKYYDELGKILGEELLKSTYIYSPLLFELFSLKLINASAHITGGGIEGNLIRVLPKKVKCVINKNSWEIPVIFRIIQKAGEILEKEMFNVFNMGIGLILIADKDNIEKIFEIVKKYNFKPYVIGEVKEGERKVEIL
- a CDS encoding B12-binding domain-containing radical SAM protein, which gives rise to MKILFINPPVYDFSAYDLWSKPLGFLKIIDLFKKNGFEIFYFDFMDRNHRFYENLKIKKGKFGCGNYYYEEVEKPEIYKNIPRKYKRFGLPLKIFFEFLNNLKNPDFIFITTGMTYWVFGVEEIIKVVRELYPEVPIVIGGIYASFCYDDARNLGVDYIFKGKDILKFACEFSSKFSVNIKIPEKIETYWDVYEKLDYLVVKTSYGCPFSCWYCGIKQIEPEYKKRDHNDVVEEIIKNVEKFKLEDIAFYDDALFFDFENHLYKILEGIKKTGKNLRFHTPNGIHPKFIEKEVAYILKDVNFKTIRLSLETIEEKRREESGYKVNFSEFEKCIKNLVDAGFTEKEIGVYILAGLPGQTPKEVINTIKVLKNYPVKIKMAEYSPIPETVDFEIAKNLYPHLPLSDPLFQNNSIYPLWNFENKWEIINQIKQMIKDTKIDKFL
- the leuS gene encoding leucine--tRNA ligase; translated protein: MERYEPEKIEIKWQKKWEENNVFEAKYEPNKKKFYILEMFPYTSAQIHMGHVRNYTIGDVVARYKVMNGYNILHPIGYDAFGLPAENAAIKQKIHPKEWTYNNISTITRQLKRLGISYCWEREVITCDPEYYRWNQFFFIQFFKRGLAYKKKAPANWCPSCETVLANEQVIDGKCWRCGEIVENKNLEQWFIKITEYAERLLDFSGIKNWPERVITMQKNWIGKSEGCEIYFSIPELEEDIKVFTTRSDTLMGVTYIVLSPYHPLVEKIMKISSRKQHIQSFIDKAKKASLTVADILKLEKEGVETGISAIHPVTQEKIPVWIGNYVLMEYGTGAVMAVPAHDQRDFEFAEKYNLPVKIVIKNPDWEQMPEKIEKAYEGPGIMINSGIFDGLDSEKGKEEVRKYLEKHNKGKKAVYYRLKDWCISRQRYWGTPIPIIYCKKCGIVTEKEENLPVKLPDNVKITGKGESPLKYVPEFLNCKCPVCGNDAERETDTMDTFVDSSWYFLRYASKDIQNKPFDKNEVNYWMPVDQYIGGIEHAILHLLYSRFFVKVLKDMGYVDFEEPFENLLCQGMVIKDGAKMSKSKGNVVDPEDIIKNYGADTLRLFILFAAPPEVDLEWSAKGIEGCWRFLNRIWRLHFEIKNYDLLKGKNDENLKIMINKTVKGVTEDIEKEFQFNTAIAKMMEFVNFLYREVNEKTISKNLLIESWKKFIKLLYPFIPHICDELWENLGEKEFLFNESWPSYEETEIQGEKINIGVQINGKIRGNIEIPSEYDVEQIYELIKNSEKFKKFIEGKNVVKKIYVKNKIINIVLKD